One Streptomyces hundungensis DNA segment encodes these proteins:
- a CDS encoding solute symporter family protein, which translates to MSPALIPLAAASSTTEHRPLIITLFAVFVAATLAITVWAGRQTKNASDFYAGGRQFTAFQNGLAVSGDYMSAASFLGIAGAIALFGYDGFLYSIGFLVAWLVALLLVAEPLRNSGRYTMGDVLAYRMRQRPVRTAAGVSTIVVSIFYLLAQMAGAGVLVSLLLGITTDAGKILIVALVGVLMIVYVTIGGMKGTTWVQMVKAVLLIAGALLMTFMVLLKFHFNISDLLGSAAAKSGKGAAFLEPGLKYGVSGTSKLDFLSLGIALVLGTAGLPHILIRFYTVPTAKAARKSVNWAIGIIGAFYLMTIALGFGAAALVGPAAIKAQNPAGNTAAPQLAEYLGGGVGTTGGATLLAVISAVAFATILAVVAGLTLASSSSFAHDIYANVIRKGKATEKEEMRAARWATVLIGAVAILLGAFARDMNVAGLVALAFAVAASANLPTILYSLFWKRFTTQGALWSIYGGLFSSVFLVLFSTVVSGNPKTSMFKGVDFHWFPLENPGIVSIPLGFLLGWIGSLLSKEESDRGKYAELEVKSLTGVGAH; encoded by the coding sequence ATGAGCCCCGCCCTGATCCCGCTCGCCGCGGCCTCCTCGACCACCGAGCACCGGCCCCTGATCATCACCCTGTTCGCGGTGTTCGTCGCCGCGACCCTCGCCATCACCGTCTGGGCGGGCCGGCAGACCAAGAACGCCTCCGACTTCTACGCGGGCGGCCGCCAGTTCACCGCCTTCCAGAACGGCCTCGCGGTCTCCGGCGACTACATGTCCGCCGCGTCCTTCCTCGGCATCGCCGGAGCCATCGCCCTGTTCGGCTACGACGGCTTCCTGTACTCCATCGGCTTCCTGGTCGCCTGGCTGGTGGCGCTCCTCCTGGTCGCCGAGCCGCTGCGCAACTCCGGCCGCTACACGATGGGCGACGTGCTCGCCTACCGGATGCGTCAGCGCCCGGTCCGCACCGCGGCCGGCGTCTCCACGATCGTCGTCTCGATCTTCTACCTGCTCGCGCAGATGGCGGGCGCGGGCGTGCTCGTCTCGCTGCTTCTGGGCATCACCACCGACGCGGGCAAGATCCTCATCGTCGCCCTCGTCGGCGTCCTGATGATCGTCTACGTCACCATCGGCGGCATGAAGGGCACCACCTGGGTGCAGATGGTCAAGGCGGTGCTGCTCATCGCGGGCGCCCTCCTGATGACCTTCATGGTGCTGCTCAAGTTCCACTTCAACATCTCCGACCTGCTCGGCTCGGCGGCCGCCAAGAGCGGCAAGGGCGCCGCGTTCCTGGAGCCCGGCCTCAAGTACGGCGTCAGCGGCACGTCCAAGCTGGACTTCCTCTCGCTGGGCATCGCCCTCGTCCTCGGCACCGCGGGTCTGCCGCACATCCTGATCCGCTTCTACACCGTCCCGACCGCGAAGGCCGCCCGGAAGTCCGTGAACTGGGCCATCGGCATCATCGGTGCCTTCTATCTGATGACGATCGCGCTCGGCTTCGGCGCGGCCGCCCTGGTGGGACCCGCCGCCATCAAGGCGCAGAACCCGGCCGGCAACACGGCCGCCCCGCAACTCGCCGAGTACCTGGGCGGCGGTGTCGGCACCACCGGCGGCGCCACCCTGCTCGCGGTGATCTCGGCCGTCGCCTTCGCGACCATCCTCGCCGTGGTCGCCGGTCTCACCCTCGCCTCGTCGTCCTCCTTCGCGCACGACATCTACGCCAATGTGATCCGCAAGGGGAAGGCGACCGAGAAGGAGGAGATGCGGGCCGCGCGCTGGGCCACCGTCCTGATCGGCGCGGTGGCGATCCTGCTCGGCGCCTTCGCCCGCGACATGAACGTGGCCGGCCTGGTCGCGCTCGCCTTCGCGGTGGCCGCCTCCGCCAACCTGCCGACCATCCTCTACAGCCTGTTCTGGAAGCGCTTCACCACCCAGGGCGCGTTGTGGTCGATCTACGGCGGCCTGTTCAGCTCGGTGTTCCTGGTGCTGTTCTCGACCGTCGTCTCCGGCAACCCGAAGACCTCGATGTTCAAGGGCGTCGACTTCCACTGGTTCCCGCTGGAGAACCCGGGCATCGTCTCGATCCCGCTGGGCTTCCTGCTCGGCTGGATCGGATCGCTGTTGTCCAAGGAGGAGTCCGACCGCGGCAAGTACGCCGAGCTCGAGGTGAAGTCCCTGACCGGCGTCGGCGCCCACTGA
- the moaA gene encoding GTP 3',8-cyclase MoaA yields the protein MLIDTYGRVATDLRVSLTDRCNLRCTYCMPEEGLQWLAKPDLLTDDEIVRLIRIAITDLGVTEVRFTGGEPLLRPGLVGIVERCAALEPRPRMSITTNGIGLKRTAAALKAAGLDRVNVSLDTLRPEVFKTLTRRDRHHDVIDGMAAARDAGLTPVKVNAVLMPGLNDDEAPDLLAWAVEHDYELRFIEQMPLDAQHGWKRDGMITAGDILQSLRTRFTLTPEGDDERGSAPAERWVVDGGPHTVGVIASVTRPFCRACDRTRLTADGQVRTCLFAREESDLRAALRSDAGDEEIARLWKLAMWGKKAGSGLDDPSFLQPDRPMSAIGG from the coding sequence GTGCTCATCGACACTTACGGCCGTGTGGCCACTGACCTGCGTGTCTCGCTGACCGACCGGTGCAACCTGCGGTGCACGTACTGCATGCCGGAAGAGGGCTTGCAGTGGCTGGCCAAGCCCGATCTGCTGACCGACGACGAGATCGTCCGCCTGATCCGCATCGCCATCACCGACCTCGGGGTGACCGAGGTCCGCTTCACCGGTGGCGAGCCGCTGCTGCGGCCGGGCCTGGTCGGCATCGTCGAGCGCTGCGCCGCTCTGGAGCCGCGCCCCCGGATGTCGATCACCACCAACGGCATCGGCCTCAAGCGCACCGCCGCCGCCCTGAAGGCGGCGGGCCTGGACCGCGTCAACGTCTCCCTCGACACCCTGCGCCCCGAGGTCTTCAAGACGCTGACCAGGCGCGACCGCCACCACGACGTCATCGACGGCATGGCGGCCGCCCGCGACGCGGGGCTCACCCCGGTCAAGGTCAACGCGGTCCTGATGCCGGGCCTCAACGACGACGAGGCCCCCGACCTGCTGGCCTGGGCCGTCGAGCACGACTACGAGCTCCGTTTCATCGAGCAGATGCCGCTGGACGCCCAGCACGGCTGGAAGCGCGACGGCATGATCACCGCCGGCGACATCCTCCAGTCGCTGCGCACGCGCTTCACGCTGACCCCCGAGGGCGACGACGAGCGGGGCTCCGCGCCCGCCGAGCGCTGGGTGGTCGACGGCGGCCCGCACACCGTGGGCGTCATCGCCTCGGTGACCCGCCCCTTCTGCCGGGCCTGCGACCGGACCCGGCTCACCGCCGACGGTCAGGTGCGCACCTGTCTGTTCGCCCGCGAGGAGTCCGACCTGCGCGCGGCGCTGCGCTCGGACGCCGGTGACGAGGAGATCGCCCGGCTGTGGAAGCTGGCGATGTGGGGCAAGAAGGCAGGTTCCGGCCTGGACGACCCCTCGTTCCTCCAGCCCGACCGCCCGATGTCAGCGATCGGCGGCTGA
- a CDS encoding DUF3099 domain-containing protein, whose protein sequence is MRKQSSGQVFRITGARQGLAEDVRGRQRRYVISMSIRTLSVVLTAVLWNVERPVAIVTLALGALLPYVAVVFANAGRENVTSLPSTFIPAPVRPALGAAPVGGSAEPPAEPTAGDQEWRSRDHG, encoded by the coding sequence ATGCGGAAGCAGAGCAGCGGCCAGGTCTTCCGGATCACCGGAGCCCGCCAGGGGCTCGCCGAGGACGTCCGGGGCAGGCAGCGCCGCTATGTGATCTCGATGTCGATCCGCACCCTTTCGGTGGTGCTGACGGCGGTGCTGTGGAACGTCGAGCGTCCTGTCGCCATTGTGACGCTGGCCCTCGGGGCGCTGCTGCCCTATGTGGCGGTCGTGTTCGCCAACGCGGGCCGCGAGAACGTCACTTCGCTGCCCTCCACCTTCATCCCCGCCCCCGTGCGACCGGCGCTCGGCGCCGCCCCGGTGGGTGGCTCCGCGGAACCCCCGGCGGAACCCACCGCCGGTGACCAGGAGTGGCGTTCACGCGATCACGGCTGA
- a CDS encoding GlsB/YeaQ/YmgE family stress response membrane protein — translation MGWLWAIIVGFVLGLIAKAIIPGKQHSPLWLTTIFGIIGGIVGNSIARAIGIAETKGIDWGRHGLQIAAAVVIVFLGDMLYMAMRGNKQRA, via the coding sequence ATGGGCTGGTTGTGGGCCATCATCGTGGGATTCGTGCTCGGTCTCATCGCCAAGGCGATCATTCCAGGCAAGCAGCACAGTCCGCTGTGGCTGACCACCATCTTCGGCATCATCGGCGGCATCGTCGGCAACTCGATCGCCCGGGCCATCGGCATCGCCGAGACCAAGGGCATCGACTGGGGCCGGCACGGCCTGCAAATCGCGGCCGCCGTCGTCATCGTCTTCCTGGGCGACATGCTCTACATGGCGATGCGGGGCAACAAGCAGAGAGCCTGA
- the tyrS gene encoding tyrosine--tRNA ligase, with translation MTDIVDELKWRGLFSLSTDEDALRKALADGPVTFYCGFDPTAASLHVGHLVQVLTVRRLQQAGHRPLALVGGATGQIGDPRPTAERTLNDPETVANWVDRLRGQIEPYLSFEGENAAVMVNNLDWTAGLSAIEFLRDIGKHFRVNKMLTKDSVARRLESEQGISYTEFSYQLLQGMDFLELYRRYGCTLQQGGSDQWGNLTAGLDLIHRLEPDAEVHCLATPLMVKADGTKFGKTEGGAVWLDPEMTTPYAFYQFWLNVDDRDISTYMRILSFKSREELEEIEQLTEERPQARTAQRALAEELTTLVHGADQCAAVIAASKALFGQGELADLDEATLAAALSELPNAKVTELGPVTDLFAEVGLVASKSAARRTVKEGGAYVNNVKVTAEDAVATAEELLHGRWLVLRRGKKNLAAVEVVGA, from the coding sequence GTGACGGACATCGTCGACGAGCTGAAGTGGCGCGGGCTTTTCTCGCTGTCCACCGACGAGGACGCACTGCGCAAGGCTCTCGCGGACGGTCCCGTCACGTTCTATTGCGGCTTCGACCCGACCGCGGCCAGCCTGCACGTCGGCCACCTGGTGCAGGTGCTCACGGTCCGCCGGCTCCAGCAGGCCGGGCACCGGCCGCTGGCGCTGGTGGGCGGGGCCACCGGCCAGATCGGTGACCCGCGCCCGACCGCCGAGCGCACCCTGAACGACCCGGAGACGGTCGCGAACTGGGTGGACCGGCTGCGCGGTCAGATCGAGCCGTACCTCTCCTTCGAGGGCGAGAACGCGGCCGTGATGGTCAACAACCTGGACTGGACCGCGGGCCTGTCCGCGATCGAGTTCCTGCGGGACATCGGCAAGCACTTCCGGGTCAACAAGATGCTCACCAAGGACTCGGTGGCCCGTCGCCTGGAGTCCGAACAGGGCATCAGCTACACGGAGTTCAGCTACCAGCTGCTCCAGGGCATGGACTTCCTGGAGCTGTACCGGCGCTACGGCTGCACCCTCCAGCAGGGCGGCAGCGACCAGTGGGGCAACCTCACGGCCGGGCTCGACCTGATCCACCGCCTGGAGCCGGACGCCGAGGTGCACTGTCTGGCGACGCCGCTGATGGTCAAGGCGGACGGCACCAAGTTCGGCAAGACCGAGGGCGGGGCCGTCTGGCTCGACCCGGAGATGACCACCCCGTACGCGTTCTACCAGTTCTGGCTGAACGTGGACGACCGGGACATCTCGACGTACATGCGCATCCTCTCCTTCAAGTCCCGTGAGGAGCTGGAGGAGATCGAGCAGCTCACCGAGGAGCGCCCGCAGGCGCGCACCGCGCAGCGGGCGCTCGCCGAGGAGCTGACCACCCTGGTGCACGGCGCCGACCAGTGCGCGGCGGTCATCGCCGCGTCGAAGGCGCTGTTCGGCCAGGGCGAGCTGGCGGATCTCGACGAGGCGACGCTGGCCGCCGCCCTGTCCGAGCTGCCGAACGCGAAGGTGACCGAGCTCGGCCCGGTCACCGATCTCTTCGCCGAGGTGGGCCTGGTGGCCAGCAAGTCGGCCGCCCGGCGCACCGTGAAGGAGGGCGGCGCCTACGTGAACAACGTGAAGGTGACGGCCGAGGACGCGGTGGCCACGGCGGAGGAACTGCTGCACGGGCGCTGGCTGGTGCTGCGCCGCGGCAAGAAGAACCTGGCGGCCGTCGAGGTCGTCGGCGCCTGA
- a CDS encoding metallopeptidase TldD-related protein, with protein sequence MSSRTTKPHEIVERALELSTADGCVVIADEHSSANLRWAGNALTTNGVTRGRTLTVIATVDGAQGTASGVVSRSAVTAEDLEPLVRAAEAAARGAGPAEDAQPLVGGVPVAADFTDAPAETSSAVFTDFAPALGEAFARARAGGRELYGFANHELNSTYLGTSTGLRLRHDQPNGTLELNAKSPDRTRSAWAGRATADFKDVDPAALDEELARRLGWAERRIELPAGRYETLLPPTAVADLLIYQIWSAAARDAAEGRTVFSKQGGGTRVGETLSPLPLTLRSDPNEPGLEYAPFMVAHSSGDTESVFDNGLPLTATDWMREGRLENLVTTRHSAALTGLPLAPSPGNLILDGGGERTLDEMVAATERGLLVTCLWYIREVDPATLLLTGLTRDGVYLVENGEVVGEVNNFRFNESPVDLLSRATEAGRTGRTLPREWNDYFTRTAMPALRVPDFNMSSVSQGV encoded by the coding sequence ATGAGCTCCCGTACGACCAAGCCGCACGAGATCGTCGAGCGGGCCCTGGAACTGTCCACCGCCGACGGCTGTGTCGTCATCGCCGACGAGCACTCCTCGGCGAATCTGCGCTGGGCCGGCAACGCGCTGACCACCAACGGCGTCACCCGCGGTCGGACCCTGACGGTGATCGCCACGGTCGACGGCGCCCAGGGCACCGCCTCCGGTGTCGTGTCGCGCTCGGCCGTCACCGCCGAGGACCTGGAGCCGCTGGTACGCGCCGCCGAGGCGGCCGCCCGGGGCGCCGGGCCCGCCGAGGACGCCCAGCCGCTGGTCGGCGGGGTCCCGGTGGCGGCCGACTTCACCGACGCCCCGGCCGAGACCTCCTCCGCCGTCTTCACCGACTTCGCGCCCGCGCTCGGCGAGGCCTTCGCGCGGGCCCGGGCCGGCGGCCGCGAGCTGTACGGCTTCGCCAACCACGAGCTCAACTCCACCTATCTGGGCACCTCCACGGGCCTGCGGCTGCGCCACGACCAGCCCAACGGCACCCTGGAGCTCAACGCCAAGTCCCCGGACCGCACGCGCTCGGCGTGGGCCGGCCGGGCGACCGCGGACTTCAAGGACGTCGACCCCGCGGCCCTCGACGAGGAGCTGGCCCGCCGGCTCGGCTGGGCCGAGCGGCGCATCGAGCTGCCCGCCGGGCGGTACGAGACGCTGCTGCCGCCGACCGCCGTGGCCGATCTGCTGATCTACCAGATCTGGTCGGCGGCGGCCCGGGACGCGGCCGAGGGCCGGACCGTGTTCTCCAAGCAGGGCGGGGGCACCCGCGTCGGCGAGACCCTGTCCCCGCTGCCGCTGACGCTGCGCAGCGACCCGAACGAGCCCGGACTGGAGTACGCGCCGTTCATGGTGGCGCACTCCTCTGGCGACACGGAGTCGGTGTTCGACAACGGGCTCCCGCTGACCGCGACCGACTGGATGCGCGAGGGCCGTCTGGAGAACCTGGTCACCACCCGGCACAGCGCCGCCCTGACCGGACTGCCGCTCGCCCCCTCGCCGGGCAACCTGATCCTGGACGGCGGCGGCGAGCGCACCCTGGACGAGATGGTCGCGGCCACCGAACGCGGACTGCTCGTGACGTGCCTGTGGTACATCCGCGAGGTGGACCCGGCGACGCTGCTCCTGACCGGTCTGACCCGGGACGGCGTGTACCTCGTCGAGAACGGCGAGGTGGTCGGCGAGGTGAACAACTTCCGCTTCAACGAGTCGCCGGTCGACCTGCTGTCACGGGCCACCGAGGCGGGACGCACCGGGCGGACGCTGCCCCGGGAGTGGAACGACTACTTCACCCGGACCGCGATGCCCGCGCTGCGCGTGCCCGACTTCAACATGAGCTCGGTCAGCCAGGGCGTGTGA
- a CDS encoding TldD/PmbA family protein has product MDEAFTALPLRALADAALARARALGADHADFRFERVRSAAWRLRDARPAGSSDSTDLGYAVRVVHGGAWGFASGVDLSMDAAAKVASRAVAMAKLSAQVIAAAGSNERVELADEPVHSEKTWISSYEIDPFSVPDEDKSALLADWSSRLLGADGVEHVDASLLTVHENKFYADTAGTVTTQQRVRLHPQLTAIAVDRTTGEFDSMRTLAPPAGRGWEYLTGTGWDWNAELEEIPSLLAEKMRAPSVEGGRYDLVVDPSNLWLTIHESIGHATELDRALGYEAAYAGTSFATFDQLGKLAYGSRVMNVTGDRTAEHGLATIGYDDEGVAAQSWDLVKDGTLVGYQLDRRIAKLTGLGRSNGCAFADSPGHVPVQRMANVSLQPDPGGLSTEDLIGGVERGIYVVGDRSWSIDMQRYNFQFTGQRFFRIENGRLAGQLRDVAYQATTTDFWGSMEQVGGPGTYVLGGAFNCGKAQPGQIAAVSHGCPSALFRGVNILNTTQEAGR; this is encoded by the coding sequence ATCGACGAAGCCTTCACGGCGCTGCCCTTGCGGGCGCTCGCCGACGCGGCGCTCGCGCGGGCCCGCGCGCTCGGGGCCGATCATGCCGACTTCCGGTTCGAGCGGGTGCGCAGTGCCGCCTGGCGGCTGCGCGACGCCCGGCCGGCCGGCTCCTCGGACAGCACCGACCTCGGCTACGCGGTGCGCGTGGTGCACGGCGGGGCCTGGGGCTTCGCTTCCGGAGTCGACCTGAGCATGGACGCGGCGGCCAAGGTCGCCTCCCGGGCGGTGGCGATGGCCAAGCTGTCCGCGCAGGTCATCGCGGCCGCGGGGTCGAACGAGCGGGTCGAGCTCGCGGACGAGCCGGTGCACTCCGAGAAGACCTGGATCTCCTCCTACGAGATCGACCCCTTCTCGGTCCCGGACGAGGACAAGAGCGCGCTGCTCGCCGACTGGAGCTCCCGACTGCTGGGCGCGGACGGGGTCGAGCACGTGGACGCCTCGCTGCTCACGGTGCACGAGAACAAGTTCTACGCCGACACCGCCGGCACCGTCACCACGCAGCAGCGGGTCCGGCTGCACCCCCAGCTCACCGCGATCGCGGTGGACCGTACGACCGGCGAGTTCGACTCGATGCGCACCCTCGCGCCGCCGGCCGGGCGCGGCTGGGAGTACCTGACGGGGACCGGTTGGGACTGGAACGCCGAACTGGAGGAGATCCCTTCGCTTCTGGCCGAGAAGATGCGGGCGCCCAGCGTCGAGGGCGGCCGCTACGACCTCGTGGTGGACCCGTCCAACCTGTGGCTGACCATCCACGAGTCGATCGGCCACGCCACCGAGCTGGACCGGGCGCTCGGCTACGAGGCGGCGTACGCGGGCACCTCCTTCGCCACCTTCGACCAGCTGGGCAAGCTGGCGTACGGCTCGCGGGTCATGAACGTGACCGGTGACCGGACCGCCGAGCACGGGCTCGCCACCATCGGCTACGACGACGAGGGCGTCGCGGCGCAGTCCTGGGACCTGGTCAAGGACGGCACCCTCGTCGGGTACCAACTCGACCGCCGCATCGCCAAGTTGACCGGTCTCGGCCGCTCCAACGGCTGTGCCTTCGCCGACTCCCCCGGGCACGTCCCGGTCCAGCGGATGGCGAACGTCTCGCTCCAGCCGGACCCGGGCGGGCTCTCCACCGAGGACCTGATCGGCGGGGTGGAGCGCGGCATCTATGTGGTCGGCGACCGGTCGTGGTCCATCGACATGCAGCGCTACAACTTCCAATTCACCGGCCAGCGCTTCTTCCGCATCGAGAACGGGCGCCTCGCCGGCCAGCTCCGCGACGTCGCCTACCAGGCGACCACCACCGACTTCTGGGGCTCCATGGAGCAGGTCGGCGGCCCCGGCACCTATGTCCTGGGCGGCGCCTTCAACTGCGGCAAGGCCCAGCCGGGCCAGATCGCGGCGGTCTCCCACGGCTGCCCCTCCGCCCTGTTCCGCGGCGTCAACATTCTGAACACCACGCAGGAGGCCGGGCGATGA
- the fabG gene encoding 3-oxoacyl-[acyl-carrier-protein] reductase — protein sequence MSRSVLVTGGNRGIGLAIARAFAESGDKVAITYRSGEPPAALTELGCLAVRCDITDTEQVEQAYKEIEDKHGPVEVLVANAGVTKDQLLMRMSEDDFTSVLDTNLTGTFRVVKRANRAMLRAKKGRVVLISSVVGLLGSAGQANYAASKAGLVGFARSLARELGSRNITFNVVAPGFVDTDMTKVLTEEQRSGIVSQVPLGRYAQPEEIAAAVKFLASDDASYITGAVIPVDGGLGMGH from the coding sequence TTGAGCCGCTCGGTTCTCGTCACCGGAGGTAACCGGGGCATCGGCCTCGCCATCGCCCGCGCTTTTGCCGAGAGCGGCGACAAGGTCGCGATCACGTACCGCTCCGGAGAGCCGCCGGCCGCGCTCACCGAACTGGGCTGTCTGGCCGTCAGGTGCGACATCACGGACACCGAGCAGGTGGAGCAGGCCTACAAGGAGATCGAGGACAAGCACGGTCCCGTCGAGGTCCTGGTCGCCAACGCCGGCGTCACCAAGGACCAGCTCCTGATGCGCATGTCCGAGGACGACTTCACCTCCGTCCTCGACACCAACCTCACCGGCACCTTCCGGGTCGTCAAGCGCGCCAACCGCGCCATGCTGCGGGCCAAGAAGGGCCGCGTGGTGCTGATCTCCTCCGTCGTCGGGCTGCTCGGCTCGGCGGGGCAGGCCAACTACGCCGCCTCCAAGGCGGGACTTGTCGGCTTCGCCCGGTCGCTCGCGCGTGAGCTCGGGTCCCGGAACATCACTTTCAACGTCGTGGCACCCGGTTTCGTCGACACCGACATGACCAAGGTGCTCACCGAGGAGCAGCGCTCGGGCATCGTGTCCCAGGTGCCGCTGGGCCGCTACGCGCAGCCCGAGGAAATCGCCGCCGCGGTGAAGTTCCTCGCCTCCGACGACGCCTCGTACATCACTGGAGCCGTCATCCCGGTTGACGGCGGATTGGGCATGGGTCACTGA
- the fabI gene encoding enoyl-ACP reductase FabI, with protein sequence MSGILEGKRILITGVLLESSIAFHAAKLAQEQGAEVILTAFPRPTLTERIAKKLPKPAKVIELDVTNQEHLDRLAGLVKDELGGLDGIVHSIGFAPQDALGGNFLNTPFESVATAMHVSAFSLKSLTMALRELLGPGSAVVGMTFDAQYAWPQYDWMGPAKAALEATSRYMARDLGKDGIRCNLISAGPIGSMAAKSIPGFGELADVWNHRSPMEWDMADPEPAGKGVVALLSDWFPKTTGEIIHVDGGLHAVGA encoded by the coding sequence ATGAGCGGAATTCTCGAGGGCAAGCGCATCCTCATCACGGGTGTGCTGCTGGAGTCCTCCATCGCCTTCCACGCCGCGAAGCTGGCCCAGGAGCAGGGCGCCGAGGTCATCCTCACCGCCTTCCCGCGTCCGACCCTGACCGAGCGCATCGCCAAGAAGCTCCCCAAGCCCGCCAAGGTCATCGAGCTCGACGTGACCAACCAGGAGCACCTGGACCGGCTCGCGGGCCTGGTCAAGGACGAGCTCGGCGGTCTGGACGGCATCGTCCACTCCATCGGCTTCGCCCCGCAGGACGCGCTCGGCGGCAACTTCCTGAACACCCCGTTCGAGTCGGTCGCCACCGCCATGCACGTCTCGGCGTTCTCGCTGAAGTCGCTGACCATGGCGCTGCGCGAGCTGCTCGGCCCGGGCAGCGCCGTCGTCGGCATGACGTTCGACGCGCAGTACGCCTGGCCGCAGTACGACTGGATGGGCCCGGCCAAGGCCGCCCTGGAGGCGACCTCCCGTTACATGGCCCGCGACCTGGGCAAGGACGGGATCCGCTGCAACCTGATCTCGGCCGGCCCGATCGGCTCCATGGCCGCGAAGTCCATCCCGGGCTTCGGCGAGCTCGCCGACGTGTGGAACCACCGCTCCCCAATGGAGTGGGACATGGCCGACCCCGAGCCCGCCGGCAAGGGCGTCGTCGCGCTGCTCTCGGACTGGTTCCCGAAGACCACGGGCGAGATCATCCACGTCGACGGCGGCCTGCACGCCGTGGGTGCCTGA
- a CDS encoding FadR/GntR family transcriptional regulator, with the protein MTLSSPRRSALADQVIAQLRNQITSGEWPVGARIPTEPELVEQLGVARNTVREAVRALAHNGLLDIRQGSGTYVVATSELAGVMQRRFADADPRHVAELRSTLESSAARLAAQRRTERELKQLDTLLERREQAWASADREAFIAADATLHLAVVAASHNDVLTELYADLGHLLRDWLRDDVGLDMTPENHMDHARMVDAIRTGDAESAAAEAAAHAFICLPDRLEKR; encoded by the coding sequence ATGACGCTGAGCTCTCCCCGGCGGTCCGCCCTCGCCGACCAGGTGATCGCGCAGTTGCGCAACCAGATCACCTCGGGCGAGTGGCCGGTGGGCGCGCGCATCCCGACCGAGCCGGAGCTGGTCGAGCAGCTCGGGGTGGCCCGCAACACGGTCCGCGAGGCGGTGCGCGCCCTCGCGCACAACGGCCTGCTCGACATCCGTCAGGGCTCGGGCACCTATGTCGTGGCCACCAGCGAGCTGGCCGGGGTGATGCAGCGCCGGTTCGCCGACGCCGACCCCCGCCATGTGGCCGAGCTGCGCTCCACGCTGGAGTCGTCGGCGGCTCGGCTCGCCGCCCAGCGGCGCACCGAGCGCGAGCTCAAGCAGTTGGACACGCTGCTCGAACGGCGCGAGCAGGCGTGGGCCTCGGCCGACCGGGAGGCGTTCATCGCGGCCGACGCGACGCTCCACCTGGCCGTCGTCGCGGCCTCCCACAACGACGTACTGACCGAGCTGTACGCGGACCTCGGGCATCTGCTGCGCGACTGGCTGCGGGACGACGTGGGCCTCGACATGACGCCGGAGAACCACATGGACCACGCCCGGATGGTCGACGCGATCCGGACGGGCGACGCGGAGAGCGCCGCCGCCGAGGCCGCGGCCCACGCCTTCATCTGCCTGCCGGACCGCCTCGAAAAACGCTGA